From Halobacillus sp. Marseille-Q1614, the proteins below share one genomic window:
- a CDS encoding outer membrane lipoprotein carrier protein LolA produces MKRFPILFFMIMAALLVLSACGEQSKEDVVKKLEDQQAEMAGYKTDATMTMKTGKEDQKYQIQISHKKKDFYKVELASDRDEKGSQIILKNNSGVFVLTPALNKSFKFQSDWPENTSQPYLLNSLIRDIKADSEAEFNSTDNHYVFKTKTNYQNNQSLPFQEIYFDKKTYAPVMVKVLDKDMTSLVEVQFSNFAQDDSFKETDFDVDENMAMSQTEDTAVNAAEEDPAEPEQPAEESAEAEVLYPEETFGSSLFDEQKVATENGARTIMTYKGEKDFTVIQESATTQPASARETVAVNGELVQLADGSVGALSNQKLEWTKNQTTYHVASNELTQEELIAVANSVNGYSVK; encoded by the coding sequence ATGAAGCGTTTCCCGATCCTTTTCTTTATGATCATGGCGGCCCTTCTTGTTCTCAGCGCTTGTGGAGAGCAGTCGAAAGAAGACGTCGTGAAAAAACTCGAAGACCAGCAGGCGGAGATGGCCGGTTATAAGACAGATGCCACGATGACGATGAAAACCGGCAAGGAAGACCAGAAGTATCAAATTCAGATCTCCCATAAAAAGAAAGACTTTTATAAAGTCGAGCTTGCCAGTGATCGAGATGAAAAAGGCAGCCAAATTATCTTGAAAAATAACAGCGGTGTATTCGTACTGACACCTGCGCTCAATAAGAGCTTTAAGTTCCAGAGCGATTGGCCGGAGAACACAAGCCAGCCTTACTTGCTCAACTCACTCATTAGAGACATTAAAGCAGACAGTGAGGCTGAGTTTAACTCAACTGATAACCATTACGTCTTTAAAACGAAAACCAACTATCAGAACAATCAATCCCTGCCTTTTCAAGAGATTTATTTTGATAAAAAGACATATGCTCCTGTAATGGTGAAAGTGTTAGATAAAGACATGACCTCCTTAGTAGAAGTGCAGTTTTCCAACTTCGCGCAGGATGATTCCTTTAAGGAAACCGACTTCGATGTTGATGAAAATATGGCGATGAGCCAAACGGAAGATACAGCCGTAAATGCAGCTGAAGAAGACCCGGCAGAACCAGAGCAGCCGGCGGAAGAATCAGCGGAAGCGGAAGTTCTTTATCCTGAGGAAACATTTGGATCCAGTCTCTTTGATGAACAGAAAGTGGCGACAGAGAATGGTGCAAGAACCATTATGACGTATAAAGGAGAAAAAGACTTTACCGTCATTCAGGAGTCTGCGACGACTCAGCCGGCAAGTGCAAGAGAAACGGTTGCGGTTAATGGCGAGCTCGTTCAGTTAGCTGACGGATCTGTAGGTGCTCTTTCTAATCAAAAGCTTGAATGGACGAAGAACCAAACAACTTACCATGTGGCCAGTAATGAATTAACCCAGGAAGAGCTCATAGCTGTGGCCAATTCCGTAAATGGCTACTCCGTAAAATAA
- a CDS encoding NAD(P)H-hydrate dehydratase, with product MDIVTAQEMYEWDRLAIESAGMPGAMLMENAGRAVCSDLERKLQPGDRVMVLIGGGNNGGDGFVIARTLLNRGYRVQAWQVVPNEKIKGDALVHKELFVHSGYTVQHLEDVQSWKTALREADIVIDSMLGIGVKGKLRPPFDEIIPLVNEHEAYTIAVDIPSGVPADEGVTEFDGIQADFTVIIAAPKQSVFLEHTSPFYGEWSIVEIGLPSSILSDPKRSHWQVENVKSTLPDRQALSHKGSHGKGLAVGGAFHMPGSIAMTARAALRSGIGLLTIATPKNAVPLVTSFVQEAMYFPLADGGEAMDFSGFDGAAFGMGIGREEKSSFLLDELLNGTDGPLLIDADGLYHLKEKLGTMPGPDRPIVVTPHPGEFAHLTGRSIPEILASPFSISRDFACRYGVYVVLKGPNTIITAPDGRQRVDTSGNDGLAKGGSGDVLSGVLLALILQSDSVFDALANGCVIHGFTAEMLTAGEHSTRGLLAGDLIEGLSQTFRAFS from the coding sequence ATGGATATTGTGACCGCGCAGGAAATGTACGAGTGGGATCGTTTAGCAATAGAGTCAGCTGGAATGCCGGGGGCGATGCTGATGGAAAATGCTGGACGTGCGGTGTGCAGTGACTTGGAACGAAAGCTTCAGCCGGGTGATCGGGTGATGGTCTTAATTGGCGGAGGGAATAACGGAGGTGACGGCTTTGTAATTGCCCGTACCCTGCTCAATCGTGGCTATCGTGTACAGGCCTGGCAGGTTGTACCTAATGAGAAAATCAAAGGAGATGCCCTCGTTCATAAGGAACTGTTTGTCCATTCCGGGTATACAGTCCAGCATCTCGAAGATGTTCAGTCATGGAAGACAGCCCTGCGTGAGGCCGATATTGTGATTGATTCGATGTTAGGGATTGGTGTAAAAGGAAAACTCCGCCCTCCGTTTGATGAAATCATTCCGCTCGTAAATGAGCATGAAGCCTATACGATCGCCGTGGATATTCCAAGCGGTGTGCCTGCTGATGAAGGAGTGACCGAATTTGATGGTATTCAAGCAGATTTTACCGTCATCATCGCGGCTCCGAAACAAAGCGTCTTCTTAGAGCATACAAGCCCTTTTTATGGTGAGTGGAGCATAGTAGAGATCGGTCTGCCTTCTTCGATTCTTTCCGATCCAAAACGCAGCCATTGGCAGGTGGAAAACGTCAAATCGACTTTGCCTGACAGACAAGCTTTATCTCATAAAGGCAGTCACGGCAAAGGATTAGCCGTAGGCGGAGCCTTTCATATGCCTGGATCGATTGCGATGACGGCACGAGCGGCTTTGAGAAGCGGGATTGGCTTATTAACTATCGCAACGCCCAAAAACGCCGTCCCGCTCGTCACCTCATTTGTCCAGGAGGCTATGTACTTTCCTCTGGCAGACGGTGGGGAGGCCATGGACTTTTCCGGGTTTGACGGAGCAGCTTTCGGTATGGGAATCGGCAGAGAGGAAAAGAGTTCCTTTTTATTAGACGAGCTGCTTAATGGGACAGACGGCCCTTTGCTTATTGATGCAGACGGCCTCTACCATCTAAAAGAAAAGTTAGGAACGATGCCTGGTCCGGACCGTCCGATCGTTGTAACGCCGCACCCAGGGGAGTTCGCCCACTTAACCGGCCGCTCGATTCCTGAGATTTTAGCTTCACCTTTTTCCATCAGCCGAGATTTTGCCTGCCGTTACGGTGTTTACGTTGTGCTGAAAGGGCCAAATACAATTATCACAGCCCCTGACGGCAGACAGCGGGTCGATACGTCAGGAAATGACGGCCTGGCAAAAGGAGGAAGCGGTGATGTCCTCTCAGGAGTACTGCTGGCTCTTATCCTTCAGTCTGATTCTGTGTTTGATGCTCTAGCCAATGGCTGTGTCATCCACGGGTTTACCGCGGAGATGTTGACAGCCGGTGAGCATTCTACAAGGGGGCTTCTGGCTGGCGATCTGATTGAGGGGTTATCCCAGACCTTTCGTGCATTTTCTTAA
- the acpS gene encoding holo-ACP synthase, protein MIKGIGVDLIDLERINQSISRNPRMVQRILTDNEQQFFNKLKGQRQIEFFAGRFAAKEAFSKAAGTGIGRLSFHDIEILPDSNGAPQMKVNGYESYNIWIAISHSQHQAIAQVILEEV, encoded by the coding sequence ATGATTAAAGGGATTGGTGTGGATTTGATCGACCTTGAGCGTATTAATCAAAGTATAAGTCGAAATCCACGTATGGTTCAACGAATTTTAACTGACAATGAACAGCAATTTTTTAATAAGTTAAAAGGGCAGCGGCAAATTGAATTTTTCGCGGGGCGTTTTGCTGCGAAAGAAGCTTTTTCTAAAGCCGCCGGGACTGGCATCGGGCGCTTAAGCTTTCACGATATAGAAATACTTCCGGATTCAAATGGAGCGCCACAGATGAAAGTGAATGGCTATGAGAGTTATAATATCTGGATCGCTATTTCTCACAGCCAGCACCAGGCGATTGCCCAAGTCATCCTTGAGGAAGTGTGA
- a CDS encoding rhomboid family intramembrane serine protease, whose product MFVRTESFQEFLKFYPIVSALVAIHLGLWLFIDVFQLGPALEFYRFGIGNNYLVGQGEYWRIITPIFLHAGFTHALFNSFSLVLFGPALEQMLGKVKFILMYIAAGAFGNIGTYLIAPNEFYLHLGASGAIFGLFGVYLYMYFNRKELLGPANSQIVMVILILGLFMTFTRSGINVWAHLFGLIGGFALAPPLLKGARPFSIWQNRAKHSKAASGDIAFNPNRWKRKQTFKTYGKYIFWGAILFLAALALFGRL is encoded by the coding sequence ATGTTTGTGCGTACGGAAAGCTTTCAGGAATTCTTGAAATTTTACCCGATTGTTTCGGCTCTGGTCGCCATCCACCTTGGGTTATGGCTGTTCATTGATGTTTTTCAGCTGGGGCCTGCGCTGGAATTTTACCGCTTCGGCATCGGAAATAATTATTTAGTAGGACAGGGAGAATACTGGAGAATCATTACGCCTATCTTTTTGCACGCCGGATTTACCCACGCGCTGTTTAATTCATTTTCACTTGTATTGTTCGGTCCAGCACTGGAGCAAATGCTCGGCAAAGTTAAGTTCATTCTCATGTATATAGCAGCCGGAGCGTTTGGAAATATCGGAACTTACCTGATTGCCCCGAATGAATTTTATCTTCACTTAGGAGCTTCAGGAGCAATTTTCGGCCTTTTTGGTGTCTACCTCTATATGTACTTCAACAGAAAAGAACTGCTCGGCCCGGCCAATTCCCAAATCGTTATGGTGATTTTAATACTAGGCCTGTTTATGACGTTCACACGCTCAGGCATCAATGTATGGGCTCACCTATTCGGCCTGATTGGAGGCTTTGCGCTAGCGCCGCCTCTTCTTAAAGGAGCACGTCCGTTTTCTATTTGGCAAAACCGGGCGAAGCATTCAAAAGCCGCCAGCGGCGACATCGCGTTTAATCCGAACCGCTGGAAGCGAAAGCAGACGTTTAAAACGTACGGTAAGTATATTTTCTGGGGAGCGATTCTCTTTCTCGCCGCATTAGCTTTGTTTGGACGCTTGTAA
- a CDS encoding DEAD/DEAH box helicase — protein MTTFNSLGLSKPVLKALDNMGFEETTPIQEQTIPLGLQGKDVIGQAQTGTGKTAAFGIPMIEKIDKDIRKVQGLVVAPTRELAIQVAEEINRLGKNKGIRTLPIYGGSNMDRQIRALKDNHIVVATPGRLLDHIRRKTIKLEYVHTAVLDEADEMLNMGFIDDIRDILKALPEHRQTLLFSATMPKEIRNIATTLMKSPEEVKVKAKEMTVENIEQYYVEIPEKHKFDTLTRLLDIHAPALAIVFGRTKRRVDELSDGLQARGFRAEGIHGDLTQGKRMSVLNKFKKGRIEILVATDVAARGLDISDVSHVYNFDIPQDPESYVHRIGRTGRAGRKGESISFVTPREKAQLNLIEKLTKKKVERMSVPSSDEARRGQQQVAVENLVDTMEKQDLSKFQNSANELLEQHDASTIVAAALKLMTKERSEVPVRLSSVQPISVKGAQRSGKGKGSKKPYRKEGKRPFNKQKSRNFKGKSNRSFQKNRSSN, from the coding sequence GTGACAACATTCAATTCATTAGGTTTATCAAAACCCGTTTTAAAAGCTTTAGACAATATGGGCTTTGAAGAAACCACACCGATTCAAGAGCAAACAATTCCGCTTGGGTTACAAGGTAAAGATGTTATCGGCCAGGCGCAGACAGGTACGGGTAAAACAGCAGCATTTGGTATTCCAATGATCGAAAAGATCGATAAAGACATCCGGAAAGTTCAAGGGCTTGTCGTAGCGCCTACACGTGAGCTTGCGATTCAGGTTGCCGAAGAAATCAACCGTCTTGGTAAAAATAAAGGCATCCGCACCCTTCCTATTTATGGCGGGTCTAACATGGATCGCCAAATCCGTGCACTGAAAGATAATCACATTGTTGTGGCGACACCAGGTCGTTTACTTGATCACATCCGCCGCAAAACGATTAAGCTTGAGTACGTACACACGGCAGTACTAGATGAAGCAGACGAAATGCTGAACATGGGATTCATCGATGATATTCGTGATATTCTAAAAGCATTGCCTGAGCATCGCCAAACACTGCTTTTCTCTGCGACAATGCCGAAAGAAATCCGCAATATCGCAACAACCCTTATGAAGAGCCCGGAAGAAGTTAAAGTTAAAGCAAAAGAAATGACAGTAGAAAATATCGAACAGTATTATGTAGAGATCCCTGAAAAACATAAGTTCGATACACTTACACGTCTTCTTGATATTCACGCACCAGCTTTAGCGATCGTATTCGGCCGTACGAAGCGCCGTGTCGATGAGCTGTCTGATGGATTGCAGGCCCGCGGTTTTCGTGCGGAAGGAATTCATGGTGACTTAACGCAAGGTAAGCGTATGTCCGTTCTTAATAAATTTAAGAAAGGCCGTATTGAAATCCTTGTAGCAACAGACGTTGCAGCCCGTGGACTTGATATCTCAGACGTTTCTCACGTTTACAACTTTGATATTCCGCAGGATCCTGAAAGCTATGTGCACCGTATCGGACGTACTGGCCGTGCCGGACGTAAAGGGGAATCCATTTCCTTTGTTACACCGCGTGAAAAAGCGCAGCTTAATTTAATTGAAAAATTAACGAAGAAGAAAGTGGAGCGCATGAGCGTACCTTCTTCTGATGAAGCGCGCCGCGGTCAGCAGCAGGTAGCTGTTGAAAATCTTGTCGATACGATGGAGAAACAGGACCTTTCCAAGTTCCAGAATTCCGCTAATGAATTGCTGGAACAGCATGATGCGTCTACGATCGTAGCAGCAGCACTTAAACTGATGACGAAAGAGCGCAGTGAAGTGCCTGTCCGTTTAAGCTCTGTTCAGCCGATCAGTGTAAAAGGTGCTCAGCGCAGTGGTAAAGGCAAGGGCAGCAAGAAGCCTTACCGTAAAGAAGGCAAGCGTCCATTTAACAAGCAGAAATCTCGTAATTTCAAAGGGAAGAGCAACAGAAGTTTCCAAAAAAACCGCAGCTCTAACTAA
- a CDS encoding DMT family transporter, which translates to MEKPPFHPYILLIIGVISISTSAIFVKLAGDAPASITAFYRLFIAFAILAPYVLMKHMRDLVQIAWKDWVFAALSGIFLALHFIMWFESLNYTSVASSVVLVSMQPIFAFIGTYLFYHERFSAGAVLSMLIAITGSVIISWGDFQINGLALWGDMLALLGAVTVTGYFLVGQNLRKRLSLTSYTFVVYGVAALILLLYNVALQVPFTGYSSDQWMMFLALAIIPTFFGHSLFNWSLRWVSASKISMSILIEPIGASILAYFILDEMISSSQWLGGSIVLFGLMLFIISTKKMMKPKITHLPNKE; encoded by the coding sequence ATGGAAAAACCTCCATTTCATCCATATATATTATTAATCATTGGTGTCATCTCTATTTCAACATCAGCTATTTTCGTCAAACTGGCAGGAGATGCGCCAGCTTCCATTACTGCTTTTTACCGGCTTTTTATTGCATTCGCTATATTAGCCCCCTATGTACTGATGAAGCATATGAGAGATCTTGTGCAAATCGCCTGGAAAGACTGGGTGTTTGCAGCATTATCGGGAATCTTTCTGGCCCTGCATTTTATCATGTGGTTTGAATCGTTAAATTATACTTCTGTCGCAAGTTCTGTTGTATTAGTTTCGATGCAGCCCATTTTTGCATTTATCGGGACGTATTTATTTTATCATGAGAGATTTTCCGCAGGTGCTGTGCTCAGCATGCTGATCGCCATTACCGGAAGCGTCATCATCAGCTGGGGTGACTTCCAAATAAACGGGCTCGCCTTATGGGGAGACATGTTGGCCCTGCTTGGAGCGGTCACGGTAACCGGCTACTTTCTCGTCGGGCAGAATTTGCGAAAGCGTCTTTCCCTGACATCCTATACGTTTGTCGTCTACGGGGTGGCTGCTTTAATCCTTCTGCTTTATAACGTCGCTCTTCAAGTTCCTTTCACCGGGTATTCATCTGATCAGTGGATGATGTTCCTGGCACTTGCGATCATACCCACTTTCTTCGGACACTCTTTATTCAACTGGTCGTTAAGGTGGGTAAGTGCTTCAAAAATTTCGATGAGTATTTTAATCGAACCGATTGGAGCTTCTATATTGGCTTACTTTATACTTGATGAAATGATTTCGTCCTCCCAGTGGCTCGGCGGTTCTATCGTATTATTTGGACTTATGCTCTTCATTATCAGCACGAAAAAAATGATGAAGCCAAAAATCACCCACCTTCCAAATAAAGAATAG
- a CDS encoding DegV family protein encodes MTIQMIIDGGADLPDSMIEQHQLKVVPLNIHFGEEQYKTGITMDLPAFYKKLNRTDVWPTSSSPSPQDFYEKYKEVHPSVPILVLALTQGLSSTYNSAVIGRNMLLEEEPDRPIAVLNTKTASCGIALLVDEAARQIERGAEFSHIVAHMEKKIEQTTTLFVLKTLENVIRGGRLDRVKGTIAKTLNIKLLMKATDDEGSIEVTEKVRGNKKAIRRFIEQIGEYTHQFEDKVIALSHSNDEAYGQKVLKSIKEKYPFKDSIFTETGPLISTYAGESGLVIAFFRDDS; translated from the coding sequence ATGACGATTCAAATGATTATTGACGGTGGAGCTGATCTCCCGGATTCTATGATCGAACAGCATCAATTAAAGGTTGTTCCCCTTAACATTCATTTTGGGGAAGAGCAGTACAAAACAGGAATAACTATGGATTTACCCGCTTTCTATAAAAAATTAAACAGAACCGACGTCTGGCCTACTTCATCCTCTCCAAGCCCGCAGGACTTTTATGAAAAGTACAAGGAAGTCCACCCTTCTGTACCTATACTGGTTCTCGCTTTAACACAAGGCTTAAGCTCCACTTATAATAGTGCCGTGATCGGACGTAACATGCTGCTTGAAGAAGAGCCTGACCGCCCGATTGCCGTTTTAAATACAAAAACCGCTTCCTGCGGGATTGCATTGCTTGTGGATGAAGCCGCCCGTCAAATTGAGCGGGGAGCCGAGTTTTCACATATAGTGGCTCATATGGAAAAAAAGATCGAGCAGACGACGACCTTGTTTGTTTTAAAAACTCTCGAGAATGTTATACGCGGCGGGCGCCTTGACCGTGTCAAAGGAACAATTGCAAAGACCTTAAACATTAAGCTTCTCATGAAGGCTACCGATGACGAAGGTTCGATTGAAGTTACGGAAAAAGTACGGGGGAACAAAAAGGCCATCCGCCGGTTTATTGAGCAGATCGGTGAATATACTCATCAGTTTGAAGACAAGGTGATCGCTTTATCTCACAGCAACGATGAAGCTTACGGCCAAAAGGTTTTGAAATCCATTAAAGAAAAATATCCTTTTAAAGATTCAATATTTACAGAAACAGGGCCGCTCATTTCTACTTATGCTGGAGAAAGCGGACTCGTGATTGCTTTTTTCAGGGATGATTCTTAA
- a CDS encoding MFS transporter, translating to MVAGLSVFFSGPGQTYSISIFIDYYIEDFEYSRSLVSGLYSTATLLAGFTLFLVGRVIDRLGQRIMMAAVGGLLALALFWNALIMGPIMMFVGFFLIRLLGQGSMTLIPNTLVPQWFIHKRGRALSVMAIGGFTSSALFPPLNAFLIEEAGWRMTWGIYGTVLLCLFVPLAYMFVRNQPEDIGEVPDGIIKRAGIEEAEPHIEVNEISWTLKEAMKTRAFWFILFCVIVPALVNTAVTFHLVSIMEIKGLGTGTAATVLALMAIVGFPVTFVVGYLVDRVKVHYILAITFFGHIATLLVLFFSNSWWLAIGFGIVWGIVNGFERIVLNIVWPNYFGRQHLGSIKGLAQTVMVTGSALGPLPFGIFYDWLGGYQEVILLTILFPLTAAVLALLSPQPNYKDYH from the coding sequence ATGGTGGCCGGCCTTAGTGTTTTCTTTTCAGGGCCGGGTCAGACCTATTCAATTTCAATATTTATTGATTACTATATAGAGGATTTTGAATATTCCCGATCACTCGTTTCCGGGTTATATTCTACGGCTACCCTCTTGGCCGGTTTCACTTTGTTTCTTGTCGGCCGCGTGATTGACCGGTTAGGGCAGCGGATCATGATGGCGGCGGTAGGAGGCCTGCTTGCACTGGCCCTGTTTTGGAATGCTTTAATAATGGGACCTATTATGATGTTTGTAGGCTTCTTTCTCATTCGTTTGTTAGGTCAGGGATCCATGACATTAATACCAAATACGCTTGTTCCACAGTGGTTTATTCATAAGCGCGGCAGAGCGTTAAGCGTTATGGCCATTGGAGGATTCACCAGTTCTGCTTTATTTCCTCCGTTAAATGCTTTTTTAATTGAAGAGGCAGGATGGAGAATGACCTGGGGGATATATGGGACGGTCCTCCTCTGCTTATTTGTACCTCTGGCCTATATGTTCGTCCGTAATCAGCCTGAAGATATAGGAGAGGTTCCGGATGGGATAATAAAGCGGGCGGGAATTGAGGAAGCGGAACCACATATTGAGGTTAATGAAATCAGCTGGACGCTGAAAGAAGCGATGAAGACCCGTGCATTCTGGTTTATTCTCTTTTGTGTGATCGTGCCGGCCCTCGTTAATACAGCTGTTACCTTTCACCTTGTTTCTATTATGGAGATTAAAGGACTGGGTACAGGAACCGCCGCGACAGTACTAGCTTTAATGGCGATCGTTGGTTTTCCGGTTACGTTTGTGGTCGGTTATTTAGTCGACAGGGTAAAAGTGCACTACATATTAGCAATTACTTTCTTTGGCCATATAGCCACACTGCTCGTTTTATTTTTTTCGAATTCCTGGTGGCTTGCTATTGGATTTGGAATAGTCTGGGGAATCGTAAACGGGTTTGAACGTATCGTATTAAATATCGTCTGGCCAAATTACTTCGGGCGTCAGCACTTAGGGAGCATTAAAGGGCTCGCTCAAACAGTAATGGTCACTGGCTCTGCGCTCGGACCTCTGCCGTTTGGTATCTTTTATGACTGGCTTGGAGGATATCAGGAGGTTATTTTATTAACCATTCTATTTCCTTTAACAGCCGCTGTGTTAGCGCTGCTTTCTCCTCAACCGAATTATAAAGATTACCATTAA
- a CDS encoding carboxylesterase: MATACLCIHGYTGSPAEVEPLVDYLQEHTNWHIEAPTLPGHGERLNLRGHYYQEWIATAELALIELRKKYDHIILIGFSMGGMIASYLAAKYKVDRLVLLSAALKYISFGQMIKDMFGIVGDAWRGSLSSNELFLRYRTKITQTYFLSSLEFMRCVEFTKPYLKDIQCPTLIMQGQLDGMVPSKAANFLDKEIKSPVKELVFLPKSKHLVCHGEDCDVLFENVLKFAMDL, translated from the coding sequence ATGGCAACTGCTTGTTTGTGTATTCATGGGTATACAGGAAGCCCCGCAGAAGTCGAGCCCCTGGTGGATTACCTTCAGGAGCATACGAACTGGCATATTGAGGCGCCGACACTGCCGGGCCATGGGGAACGCCTCAATTTACGTGGGCACTACTACCAGGAGTGGATTGCCACAGCGGAGCTCGCCCTCATTGAACTGAGAAAAAAATACGACCATATTATCTTGATCGGCTTTTCGATGGGCGGGATGATTGCTTCATATTTGGCGGCAAAATATAAAGTAGACCGGCTCGTATTGCTGTCAGCTGCTTTGAAATATATTAGTTTCGGGCAGATGATTAAGGATATGTTTGGAATCGTGGGAGATGCGTGGAGGGGGTCTTTATCATCGAATGAGCTCTTCCTGCGCTACCGGACGAAGATCACCCAAACGTATTTTCTTTCGAGTCTGGAATTTATGCGTTGTGTAGAATTTACGAAACCTTATTTAAAGGATATCCAGTGCCCGACGCTCATTATGCAAGGCCAGCTCGATGGCATGGTGCCGAGCAAAGCAGCCAACTTCTTGGATAAGGAAATTAAATCTCCTGTAAAGGAACTGGTCTTCTTGCCGAAGTCCAAGCATTTAGTCTGTCACGGGGAAGATTGTGATGTATTATTTGAAAACGTCCTGAAATTTGCCATGGACTTATAA
- a CDS encoding YppG family protein gives MYPYSTNYYWQPPDNSYFYQEMYRNYPPFMNQNMTQTPQSSYMPYSSPQAQPAFASQGNSGGAAQTYGWEQGYDPSYMYGYGYPGYNEGGANGFMKKNLMSYFQDDKGQIDFDKMMSTTGQVMQTIQQVSPVVKGIGSFVKGMR, from the coding sequence ATGTATCCATATTCAACTAATTATTATTGGCAGCCACCCGACAATTCCTATTTTTATCAGGAAATGTACCGGAATTACCCTCCATTTATGAACCAGAATATGACCCAGACACCACAGTCATCCTATATGCCTTACAGCAGCCCTCAGGCTCAGCCGGCATTTGCGTCTCAGGGCAACAGCGGCGGCGCTGCACAGACATACGGCTGGGAGCAGGGATATGATCCTTCTTACATGTATGGTTATGGGTATCCAGGTTATAATGAGGGTGGAGCAAACGGGTTTATGAAAAAGAACCTGATGTCGTATTTTCAGGACGATAAAGGCCAGATTGATTTTGACAAGATGATGTCAACTACTGGCCAAGTAATGCAGACGATTCAGCAAGTCTCTCCGGTAGTTAAAGGAATAGGATCGTTTGTAAAAGGGATGCGCTGA
- a CDS encoding glutaredoxin family protein — protein sequence MSQHKVIVYTSNQCSQCEKVIKKLSEWNIDFEERNISDDRTYFKELQSQNVYGTPATFINDEKVLGYQERKLKRTLGIQDTGRFHQLNHLNFS from the coding sequence ATGAGTCAGCATAAAGTTATCGTTTATACTAGTAATCAATGCTCTCAATGTGAAAAGGTCATTAAAAAGCTATCGGAATGGAATATCGATTTCGAAGAGAGAAATATTTCTGATGATAGAACCTACTTCAAAGAACTTCAGAGCCAAAATGTGTATGGAACACCGGCTACCTTTATTAATGACGAGAAAGTGCTTGGTTACCAGGAGAGAAAACTTAAACGGACGCTGGGCATTCAAGATACAGGACGCTTTCATCAACTAAACCACTTAAATTTTTCTTAA
- a CDS encoding SDR family oxidoreductase, whose protein sequence is MRVLVIGANGKVGKHIVSKLKETGHEPVAMVRDTDQVPFFEEQGAATVLGNLENEIDQAFYNIDAVIFAAGSGPDTGADKTILIDQEGAIKAVEKAKQFGVQRFVMLSSMAADRPESAPTGIRHYLFAKHRADEHLKQAGLNYTIVRPGALTNDEGTGRVTLKEHVNNFGEISREDVAATIVRLLTVPGAEQKSYDLVSGDQAIEDIR, encoded by the coding sequence GTGCGCGTATTAGTTATTGGAGCCAATGGTAAAGTAGGAAAGCATATCGTTTCAAAATTAAAGGAAACGGGACATGAACCAGTAGCAATGGTAAGAGATACTGACCAGGTTCCTTTTTTCGAAGAACAAGGAGCGGCTACTGTTCTTGGCAATCTTGAAAATGAGATTGACCAGGCTTTTTACAATATAGATGCTGTTATTTTCGCAGCGGGTTCAGGCCCTGACACCGGAGCTGATAAGACGATTCTAATTGATCAGGAAGGTGCAATTAAGGCGGTAGAAAAGGCAAAGCAATTTGGGGTGCAGCGTTTTGTAATGCTGAGCTCAATGGCTGCCGACCGTCCGGAATCAGCACCAACAGGCATCCGTCATTATCTTTTTGCGAAACACCGTGCGGATGAGCATTTGAAACAAGCGGGACTGAACTATACGATCGTAAGACCTGGTGCCCTGACGAACGATGAGGGGACGGGACGAGTCACGCTGAAAGAACATGTCAACAATTTTGGAGAGATCTCAAGAGAAGATGTGGCAGCAACGATTGTCCGCCTGTTAACCGTACCGGGAGCCGAACAAAAGAGTTACGATTTAGTCTCTGGCGATCAGGCAATTGAAGATATCCGCTAA